The region CCCTCCCGCAGGGGGAATCGCTTCGCCACGGAGACGGCCCTCTCCCGGGCATTGTCCTCCATTCCCCGGATGAAATTCTCCTGGTACCCTTTTCGCTTTCCGGGGGCTTTTCCGCCCGCCCGGATCTTGCCGGAAAGGGTCGTCCACTCCGGCCAGCAGCCCAGGTGGTGCAGCAGGATGGACGCCTTCGACAGGGGGCCGCCCGCGAGGAACCGGGAGGCAATTTCCCCGTTCCGGTAGGTCTTTCCCTTCTTCCCGAGAAGCCCCACTCCCACGAGGGCGTTCAGCAGGATGGAGAGGCGACGGGGATCGGCTACGATGCGCCGGGCCAGGCGGAGAGCGTCGGAGGGTCCTTCGGACAGGGAGGAAAAGACGCCGAGATCGAGCGCCGCGAACAGGACCATGGAACGCTGGTATCCGTGGGCCATCTCCATGAGGTCTTCGACCGTCGTAACCTTCACGATAGGCTCCTCCCCTGTCGGGGGACACTCGTTCGATAGGGAACGCGAGCTAATGAATGCCTCCCCTGACGATCGTTGACGGGCCGTCCTTGACGTCGATGACGTCGTAGCCGGCCGCGCGGATCCTTTCCCTCAACACGTCCGCCTCCGCGAACCTGCGCTCGCGACGGCACCGGTCCCGGCGCATCGCGAGGTCGGCCACCTCTCCCGGTGCGGCCTCCTCCGGCCGCACCTCCTCCGGAACCGCCTCCCCGGAGCCCTCCGCGAGAAGCCCCAGCCCGAGCACCGCGTCCCACTCCCCGGCAAGCGCCCGCCGCTCCTCGCCGGATAGCCCCGAGCGGGCCGCCTCGTGCACGACGGCAAGCGCCCGGGGGGCGTTCAGGTCGTCCCCGATCGCCTCGCGGAAGCGGCGCCGGTACTCCTGCGCCTCTCCGCCCCAGGGAGCTCCGCCGGCCGCCTCCCCCTCCGAGGCGAACGCCTCCTTAAGCCTCGCAAGCGCCCTGGCGGATGCCGCCTGCGCCTCCCAGGTGAAGTTCATCGGCGTCCGGTACTGGAGGGTGAGGCAGTGGTACCGGAAATCGATCGGGCGCACGCCCCGGGCCTCGAGATCGTCGAGCGTGTATTCGTTCCGGAGCGATTTGGACATCTTGCGCCCCTCGACGAGCAGATGCGACGCGTGCACCCAGAGGGAGGCGAATCGCCCGCCGGTGGCCGTCATCGCCATCGCCCGGGAGTTTTCGTGATGGGGAAAGCGCAGATCCACCCCCCCCACGTGGATGTCGAACTCCGGGCCCAGGTACTTCCCCGCCATCGCCGCGCACTCGATGTGCCATCCGGGCCAGCCAAGCCCCCACGGGCTCTCCCAGCGAAACTCCCGTCCCGGCTCCGCCGCAAGCCACAGAGAGAAGTCCTCCGGGCGCTTTTTTTTCCGATGGATCGCGCTGTCCGTCCGGCCTGCCGCCTCTCCCTCCCCCAGGGCCGCGCCGGAGAGCTGCCCGTACCCTTGCGCCTTCCTCACGTCGAAATAGAGGTACCCGCCCTCTCCGTACGTCACCCCCTTCTCCTCCAGCGTCTTCGCCAACGCGATCATCTCGGGGACGTGGGCCGACGCGCGCGGAGAGACGTCGGAGGGGAGAAAGTTCATCCTCCGGCAATCCCGGAAAAACGCCGCGGTGAAGAACTCCGCGATCTCCCGCGCCGTCTTCCCCGCGGCCCGCGCGGCGGCGATCACCTTGTCCTCCGCCTGCTCGAGACGATCCTGGTGCATGTGTCCCATGTCGGTGATGTTCTGCACGGAGAAAGGCGTCAGGCCCGCGAACCGGACGGCCCGCAGGAGCAGGTCCGTCAGCAGATAGGTCCGCAGGTTCCCGATGTGGACAAAGCGGTATACGGTCGGGCCGCACGTATAGATCCCGACGCGGCCCGGCCGCAAGGGGGCGAGGGGGACCTTCTTTCGGGATACGGTGTCGTAGAGGGAAAGCATCGTGATCCCTCCCGGTAGGCGCCGGGGGCGCATGCCTTCCGGCACCGTTCTCCCCGGGGCCGCGCGTCCCGGGCAGAACCCGTCCCCCCGCAGGGGGCTACATCTCCTGGTTGACCTCCCGGTCGATCTCGTCCTGAAGGAGCTTCACGTGCTTTTTCTCCTCCTCCACGAGGAAGAGGAACATCTCCCGGATCGACGGCTCCTTGGCCGTCTTGGCGAATTCCGAGTAGTCCCGGACCGCCGCCTTCTCGCGCTCCAGCGCCATCCGCATCACGTCAACGGGATTCGATGTCTTCATGCCTTCCTCCGGATCGGGGGATTGCCCCGCGGGGCTCTTGCAGTTCTTTCAGGTGCGCCTCGATCTTCGCGAGGTGGATCCTTTCCTCGGATTCCAGGTCGGACAGGAGACCCCGCGTATTGACGTCCTCGACCGTTTTCGCTGCCTGGTGATAGAAGGCGATGGCGTGCACTTCCGCCTTCTTCGCGACGGAGAGCCCCTTCCGCTGCGCGTCGGGCCCTTCGGCTCCTCCCGCCTCGACCCCTTCCTCCCAGGCGAGCCGGTCCAGATCGATGAGGTACGGCAGGTACTTCTCCTCCCAGCCCGCTTCGAACGCGGGGATCCCGTGCTTCGCGGAGAGTTTTCGGATGTGCCCCTCCTCCTCCTCCGCGAGGAAGGCGAACAGGTCCCCCACCGGGGTGTCCCCCTGTCGGCGGGCCAGCCGCTCGTAAAAGATTCTCGCCCGCGTTTCGTGGGCCAGGGCGACCCCCAGGATCTCGATTTCGTTCAGGTCCAGCATCGCGAGCGACTAAGCCTCCGTCAGGCGGGGTTCTTCTTCCGGTAATCTTCCAGGGCGGCCTTCACCGCCTCCTCGGCCATGACCGAGCAATGGATCTTGACGGCCGGGAGACCGTCGAGGGCATCGGCGACGTGCTGGTTCGTGATCTCCTCCGCCTCCTCGATCGTCTTCCCCTTGATCATCTCCGTCAGTATGGAACTGGAGGCGATGGCGGCCCCGCATCCGAACGTGCGGAACTTCGCGTCCACGACCTTCCCTCCCTCGACTTTGAGATAGAGGCGCATCATGTCCCCGCAGGCCGGGTTGCCCACCTCGCCGACGCCGCTGGCCTCCTCGATCTCGCCGACGTTCCTCGGATTCATGAAGTGGTCCATTACCTTCGCGCTGTACGGTCCGCTCGCCATGGCCGTTTACCCTCCCTGCAGGATCTTCTTCTGGTAGTCCAGATAGGTGGGCGACATCTCCCACAGCCGCCTGACGATCCCCGGCAGGACGGACAGGACGTGGTCCACCTCCTGCTCGGTGTTCCCCTTCCCCATGCTGAAGGTGATCGATCCCGTGCAGATGTCGCTCGGGACGCCGATCGCCCGGAGCACATGGGAGGCGATCAGGTCCTCCTCGTCCCGCCCTTTCAGGTTCGAGCTGCACGCCGACCCCGAGGCCGCCATCACGCCATGGACGTTCAGGAACAGCAGAAGCGACTCCCCCTCCGCGTACTCGACCCAGAAGCTCACGTGACCCGGGAGCCGGTCGGTGGGGTGGCCGGTGAAGTGGAGATGCTCGATGGAGGAGGCGATGCCTTCGCGCAGCCTCTTCTCCAGTCGCGTAAGGTGCGACACCCACTCCCCCATCTCCGCGGCGGCGATCCCGGCCGCCCGACCCATCCCCATGATTCCGGGCACATTTTCCGTTCCGGCGCGGTAGCCCATCTCCTGGAAGCCGCCGTCGATCTGGGATTCGAGCCGGACTCCCTCCCGCACCACGAGGGCCCCGGTCCCCTTGGGCCCGTAGAAATTGTGCGCCGAAAGCGTCACCAGGTCCGCTCCCACCGCCCGGAGATCGAGCGGAATGTGGCCTGCCGACGCCGTCGCGTCCGTGTGGAACAGCACTTCCTGCTCTCTCGTGATCCGACCGATTTCCCCGATCGGCTCGATGGTGCCGATCTCCGCGTTGGCGTGCATCACCGAGACGAGAACGGTGTCGGGCCGGATGGCCCGCCGCACATCGTCCGGGTCCACCCTCCCGTCGGTGTCGGTCGCAAGGGTCGTAACCTCGTATCCCCGGTTGCGAAGGAAGGTCAGGGCGTTCAGGACGGAGAAGTGCTCCACCTCGGAGACCACCACGTGCTTCCCCGTTTTCCCGCTCGCTTCCGCCGCGCCCTTGATCGCCAGGTTGTTCGCCTCGGTCGCGCCGGAGGTGAAGACGATCTCCTGCGGCTTCGCATGGACGAGTCCGGCGACCTCCGCCCGGGCGGCGTCCACCGCTTTGAGCGCCTGTTGCCCCTGGTCATGGATGTGCGATGACGGGTTGCCGTACCGCTCGGTGAGGTACGGCATCATCGCCTCGAGCACGCGGGGGTCGAGGGGCGTGGTGGAGATATGGTCGAAGAAGATGTGCGCCAACGGCAGCCCCCGCCTACTCCTTCACCCGGAACTCGGTCATCTTGTCCCGGATCAGCTTGATGTGGTTCTTCTCCTCGTCCGCCAGGAAGCGGAACATCGCCCGGATCGCCGGATTCTGCGCTTCTTCCGAGGCCTTCTTGTACTCCCCGAAATTCTCCATCTCGTGCCGGAGCGCCAGCCGCAGCACCTCTTCCCTCGTCCACTCTGCCATCTTCCGTTCCTCCCGGTCAGGATCTTCGTGAAGTTGCCCAGGTCGCGCGTGCCGCACCCTGTCGGTCTTGCTCCCGAACCCAATATTTACGATTGGGAGAGCGGGCTTTTCGTTTCATCTTTATACCCCTACAATACCTGTTGCACAACACGGGAGTCCGGGATCTCCCCGGCACAGGCCGGCCGTCGCCGTTTGCGGGGATGTCCGGTTGGCGCGAAACGGGAAACCGATCCGCCGTTCCGGCATTTATTATAATGGATCCTGGCGACCCCGAGACGGGAGAAGGCTACCCGGGGGACCGTATCCCGCACGGAGGTTCCGACATGAGGAAAAACCCCCTTCTGCTGGCCGGGGTTCTGGTCCTGGTGTCCGCGACTGCCCTTCCGCTCTCCCGGTGCACGCAGAGCGAAAACCCTGCCGGGAGAGGGGGAACGTCGAACGGCTTTGCCCTCAGGGCGGGGGCGAACGCTCCGCCCTTTTCGCTCAGGGACATCAGCGGCAACATCGTCCAATCGTCGAACCTTCTGGGAAAACCCTTGGCGATCAACTTTTTCACCACGTGGTGCCCCCCCTGCCGGGAGGAGATCCCGGGATTCGTGGACGTCTACAACAAATACAAGGAACAAGGGTTCGAACTCGTGGGGATATCCCTCGACACCGACACCCGGGAGAACCTTCCGTCCTTCGTCATGACGTACCGGATCGGGTACCGGATCCTTCTGGGGGATCTCGACACGGCGAGAGCCTACGGCGGAGTCTACTCCCTGCCGACCACTTTCTTCATCGGGAAGGACGGCAGGATCAGGAACGTTCACGTGGGGTACCTGGATCGGGACGCGTTCGACCGGGAGGTTCGGAATCTGCTTTAGGAGAAGGGCGCCGGACCCGGAAAAGCGGAGAAAAGCCGACGGGGAAGCGGAAGAGGGTCTCTTCGGCTTCCCCGTCCTGTTTTATTCAGAGTCGGACTGAGCCCCGCGCAACTCAGCCCGCGGGGACGGATCGGTCGGAACGCACGCCGAAGTCGGGCACACCGCCTCGCAGTTCCCGCAGTCCGTGCATTTGGTCGCATCGATGTGGTAGAACGGGTCTCCTTCGTCAATGCACTCTTCCGGGCATTCCGGAAGGCAAGCCGCGCAGGCGATGCAATCCGAGGTGATCCTGTACGCCATTCCGTTTCCTCCTGCCTGTCCGATTATACGGATTCCACCCGGTCGACCGAGGGAATCTCCTCTTTCAGCAACGCCTCGATTCCGTTCTTCAACGTTATGTTGGCCATGGGACATCCCCCGCACGCACCGGTCAGACGCACCTTCACGACTCCGCCTTCGACGTCGACGAGCTCCACGTCCCCCCCGTCCGCCTGCAGGGCCGGGCGAATTTTGCCCAGTACCTTCTCCACATCCGTTCTCATTCCGCACCACCTCCTCTGCCAGGGTACCTGTCTAGGGATAAGATGCCGTTTCTCCGTCCGCGGTTCCTTGACTCCGGTCAATCCGCCGAGAGAATCTCGTAGCCGCTCTTTTTGAGGGCGGCCTTGAGCATCTTGTAGTTCTTCGTTTCGATCCGGAGAATGAGGATCTTCATCCCCGGGTCTTCGTGGGAGGCGCTCGCCACCGATACGATGTTCGCGTCGAAGTCCTTGATGAGCTTGAGCACCTCGAAGAGGATTCCGGTCTTGTTCGGCAGGGCCAGCTCGACCCGGTATCCCGGCCCGTGGACCCCCAGCGAATCGAGAAACGCATCGAGGATATCGGTCTCGGTCAGGATGCCGACCAGCTTTCCGCCATCCACGACGGGGAGGCATCCGATCTTCTTCTCCCGCATGATCAGGGCCGCCTCCTCGATGGAGGCGTTGGAGGACACCGTATACACTCTCCGCGTCATGATCTGTTTCACCTTGACCTTGTCGAGGAGGTAGTAGATCTCGCGGATCTCCAGGGACGTGGCGAGAGAGGGCGAGGCCTGCTTGATGTCCCTCTCGGTGACGATCCCCACGAGCTTTTCCCTTCCCTTCATCACCGGGAGATGCCGGATTTCCCTCTCTTTCATGATGTCCATCGCCTTCTTCATCGAATCATTCTCGTCCACGAATAACGGGTTCCGCATCATTCTCTTGGCGACAATCATCGTGTTTCCTCCTGTCGAATCTCGCGTAGGATTCTTGGTCAGGTGAAATACCGCCTGACAAGGTCGAAAGCACGCTCCAGTTCCGCTTCCGTCACAAGCAGATACGAAACCCCTTCCCGCTCCCAGAAGACGAAGGATTTGCCGTCCTTCTCCCCGGAGAGGAAGCCCGATTGGGGAAACAGGGATTCGGGGGACGCCGCATTCCCGATCATCTCCTTCCGGACGACAAGAAGGAGGTACGGCTCCCCCGAGAAGGAGAAGCGGATCGCGGCCGCCTCCTGCCTCCCCGTTTTCTCCCGGTCGATCCCCGTGTACGCGAACCGCTGCTCATCCCGCGGGAGGATGATCGCGGCCCCCGTCCATTCCTTGACCCGCGCCTCCACCTCCGCCGGGTCCCGGGCCGCCCCCTCCCGGTGGGGAACCGCGAATGCCCGTTGGGCTTGTCGCACCAGGTCGTCCACCCGCCGAATTCCCGAATCCCGCGAAATCCGGACGCCCACGACGGCTAGGGTAAGCGTCAGGAAGATCAGAACAATGGCCAGGCGCGGCTGGAAACTTACCAGGCCAAAGAGGGATGTTTTTTCGGCGGTGCGTCTCTCCGGGCTCTCCTGACTGGATCTGACCATCCCTGTGGCTCCCGGCACCCGAAGAACGTCCACCCACCTTCTATCCTACGGCTACCACTCCACGATTTCCACACCGATTTCTTTCGCCAGGTCTCTCGTGGCGGAGTGCACTTTCCCCCGGACGAGGACCACCTCACGGGCCTTCCTCCCCGCCAGCCATTCGCGAGAGGTGAAAAACGTCCCCGTCGCGCGCACCTCGAAGCCCTTTCCCTCTCCCCCGGCAAGGAGGTATTCCTTCCTCTCCTCGACGGGGATCTTGGCGACGGCGAGGAGTCCCTGAAGAATCGACCTGCCGGTCTCGCCCTTCCCCGCGACGAAGACACCGTACCCCGAGTTCTGGATGATCGTGCGGAGGGCGGGGGACATTTTCCCGGTGTCCACCACGAATCGCTTCCCTCCCGCCTCGAAGATCCTCTCCGGCTGGATGGTCAGGAGGAAGGAATCCCCTCCCCCGCCGATACGGATCCGTTTTCCTTCCGTCTTCGGAATGCCCAGCAGATCGAGGGAGAAATCCAGCGCCTCGAGACCTTCCTGCGGCAGGGAATTCCGGGGGGCTTCCTCTCCCGCCTTCTTTGCCGGCTCCCACCCGGCGAGAAACCCTTCGTTCGCGGAGGGGTCGAACGAGAACGGCAGCACCCGGATCCCGACCCGATCGGCATACCGAAGAACCGCGGTGAGCTCGGAGGCGGGCTTCTCCGGAACCTTCTTGATGAGGATGATCTCGCCGTTGAGCAGGCTCTGGCTCGTCCGCAGGACCACCCACCGGGCGGGCAGGGTTACCGACACCGATTCCCCGATGACCGGTGGATGAGCAATCCCTTCCTTGACGGAGTAGTATCCGGAGGCGCCGAGCAGGCGGTCCACCATCTCCTCCGCGCCGGAAGCCCCGTCCATCCGTACCACGCGGTAATTCTTCCACGTCTCCGTGATCAGGCGGCGAACCTCCGCCGGCAGGGCGCCCCGGAAGTCGATCAGCGCATGGATTCCCCCGGAAAAACGCACGACGGGGTACTCCTCGAGATTGAGCACGACCTCCCCTCCCGACGGGATCGGAAGGTAGAGCGTCCCGCGGTCGACCCACTTTTCCCCCAGTCCCCTCGTCAGGTCCGCCAGCAGTCCGCGGTAAGGCGGCTTCGGCTGGGGAAGCGGAGGAGGCGCCGGCTCCTTCGCCTTTGGTCCGATCACCACGGCGGGCGTTTCCGGAGCGGGGGACGCTTGCACCGCGACCCGGGACTCCGGCTTCGCCGCCTGCAGCGCTTCCCCCCCGGGTTCCGGCGCCACCTCCCGCGTCAGCGCTACCGCGGGGGCCGGCCTCTCCCGGGAGACCGGCGGTGCGGGGGCGGGTTCCGCCACCCGGGACTCCGGTTTCACCGCCGGCTGTGCCTCCGGCTGCGGGCCGACCTCCTGCGTCAGCGCCAGGGCGGATGCCGCGGGGGCGGGGATCTCCTCGACGGCCGGCGGTGCGGGGGAGGGTTCCGCCACCCGGGACTTAGGTTGCGCCGCCGGTTGTTCCTCCGGCTCCGGCGCAAGGTCCTGTCTCTGCGCAACCGCGGACGCCGCGGGCGCGGGGGTCTCCTCGACTGCCGGCGGTGCGGGGGAGGGAACTTCCGGCGCCTTCTCGGCGACGGCCACCGGCTTCTTCTCGAAATACTCCCCGGTGGGAAGCAGGATGGTCTTCCCGGCCATGATCATGTTCACGTCGCGAATGGAATCGTTCAGTTCCTTCACGGCGGCCAGATACCGGGAGAGGTCCCCCCTTTGGACTCCCCGTGCGGCCGATATTCCCGAGAGGGAATCCCCCCGCCGGATCTGGTAAGCGACCGTTTTCCCGGTTTCCACCAGGCGGGCGGTCTTCATGCCGAGGGCGGCCGGGATGAGGATCCTCTGGCCGGGGACGAGCTTCCCGGGATCCTTCACATCCGGGTTGGCCCGCAGGAACTCGCGGAGCAGGGAGGGATAGTCCGCCGGGAAGAGCGGGGACTTTTCGCTCAAGATCTTCCAGAGCGTATCCCCTTTCGAGATCGTGTGCACCTCGTAGAAGGTCTTCCGCCCCATCGAGGTCTCCTCGAAGATCTTCTTCTCGAGATAGATCCTCGGGCGCTCGGCCTCCTCGCCCCGTGAACCGGAGGCCAAAAGGAGAACCGCCAGAACCACCGGTGCGTACCGGATCATCAGTACCCCTCCCCCGTGAAGGTGTTCACTCCGGCGTGGACACCGATGGTCTTGTACATTTTCGGGCCCTCCCACGGCTCGTCCAGGATCCCGTCGTGGATCGCCCAACTTCTTCCCCGCAACGTCTTCTCCTGGCCGGGCATCCGGAACGGCGAGCTCCCGTCGAGCCGGCCGAACAGAACGCCGCCCGGGCGAAATTCCCGGTCGATCCCTTTCATCTTCTCACTCCCGTTCATGTACTGGAAGCCGCTCCTTTCGTAGAGAATCGCGCTGTTATAGGTCAGGGGCTCCAGAAAATAGAAGTTGTGCCCGAGACGGCCGAAAAGATTCTCCCAACACGCGACGATGTCCGTCATTGCCCGGAGGCCCCTCCGGACCTGCCCGGGGCCCAGCCCGGCCTTCATCGCCCGGATCTCCTCCGGGACGTTCCGGCGGGTCGTCCCGAAATAGGTGTCCCGCCCGGCTTCGTCCACGTCGATGTCGAACCGCTCGCCGTCGGGGTCGTTCACGATGACAAAAGAGATCTCCATCTGCCCGTAGGGCGAGTTGGAGACATCGAGGAAATACGCTGCGTCCCGGTCTTCCGGGTCGCGC is a window of Candidatus Deferrimicrobiaceae bacterium DNA encoding:
- a CDS encoding ferritin family protein; the encoded protein is MKTSNPVDVMRMALEREKAAVRDYSEFAKTAKEPSIREMFLFLVEEEKKHVKLLQDEIDREVNQEM
- a CDS encoding ferritin family protein — encoded protein: MAEWTREEVLRLALRHEMENFGEYKKASEEAQNPAIRAMFRFLADEEKNHIKLIRDKMTEFRVKE
- a CDS encoding NifU family protein, encoding MRTDVEKVLGKIRPALQADGGDVELVDVEGGVVKVRLTGACGGCPMANITLKNGIEALLKEEIPSVDRVESV
- the cysS gene encoding cysteine--tRNA ligase, with amino-acid sequence MLSLYDTVSRKKVPLAPLRPGRVGIYTCGPTVYRFVHIGNLRTYLLTDLLLRAVRFAGLTPFSVQNITDMGHMHQDRLEQAEDKVIAAARAAGKTAREIAEFFTAAFFRDCRRMNFLPSDVSPRASAHVPEMIALAKTLEEKGVTYGEGGYLYFDVRKAQGYGQLSGAALGEGEAAGRTDSAIHRKKKRPEDFSLWLAAEPGREFRWESPWGLGWPGWHIECAAMAGKYLGPEFDIHVGGVDLRFPHHENSRAMAMTATGGRFASLWVHASHLLVEGRKMSKSLRNEYTLDDLEARGVRPIDFRYHCLTLQYRTPMNFTWEAQAASARALARLKEAFASEGEAAGGAPWGGEAQEYRRRFREAIGDDLNAPRALAVVHEAARSGLSGEERRALAGEWDAVLGLGLLAEGSGEAVPEEVRPEEAAPGEVADLAMRRDRCRRERRFAEADVLRERIRAAGYDVIDVKDGPSTIVRGGIH
- a CDS encoding cysteine desulfurase family protein produces the protein MAHIFFDHISTTPLDPRVLEAMMPYLTERYGNPSSHIHDQGQQALKAVDAARAEVAGLVHAKPQEIVFTSGATEANNLAIKGAAEASGKTGKHVVVSEVEHFSVLNALTFLRNRGYEVTTLATDTDGRVDPDDVRRAIRPDTVLVSVMHANAEIGTIEPIGEIGRITREQEVLFHTDATASAGHIPLDLRAVGADLVTLSAHNFYGPKGTGALVVREGVRLESQIDGGFQEMGYRAGTENVPGIMGMGRAAGIAAAEMGEWVSHLTRLEKRLREGIASSIEHLHFTGHPTDRLPGHVSFWVEYAEGESLLLFLNVHGVMAASGSACSSNLKGRDEEDLIASHVLRAIGVPSDICTGSITFSMGKGNTEQEVDHVLSVLPGIVRRLWEMSPTYLDYQKKILQGG
- a CDS encoding LysM peptidoglycan-binding domain-containing protein → MIRYAPVVLAVLLLASGSRGEEAERPRIYLEKKIFEETSMGRKTFYEVHTISKGDTLWKILSEKSPLFPADYPSLLREFLRANPDVKDPGKLVPGQRILIPAALGMKTARLVETGKTVAYQIRRGDSLSGISAARGVQRGDLSRYLAAVKELNDSIRDVNMIMAGKTILLPTGEYFEKKPVAVAEKAPEVPSPAPPAVEETPAPAASAVAQRQDLAPEPEEQPAAQPKSRVAEPSPAPPAVEEIPAPAASALALTQEVGPQPEAQPAVKPESRVAEPAPAPPVSRERPAPAVALTREVAPEPGGEALQAAKPESRVAVQASPAPETPAVVIGPKAKEPAPPPLPQPKPPYRGLLADLTRGLGEKWVDRGTLYLPIPSGGEVVLNLEEYPVVRFSGGIHALIDFRGALPAEVRRLITETWKNYRVVRMDGASGAEEMVDRLLGASGYYSVKEGIAHPPVIGESVSVTLPARWVVLRTSQSLLNGEIILIKKVPEKPASELTAVLRYADRVGIRVLPFSFDPSANEGFLAGWEPAKKAGEEAPRNSLPQEGLEALDFSLDLLGIPKTEGKRIRIGGGGDSFLLTIQPERIFEAGGKRFVVDTGKMSPALRTIIQNSGYGVFVAGKGETGRSILQGLLAVAKIPVEERKEYLLAGGEGKGFEVRATGTFFTSREWLAGRKAREVVLVRGKVHSATRDLAKEIGVEIVEW
- a CDS encoding CBS and ACT domain-containing protein, yielding MIVAKRMMRNPLFVDENDSMKKAMDIMKEREIRHLPVMKGREKLVGIVTERDIKQASPSLATSLEIREIYYLLDKVKVKQIMTRRVYTVSSNASIEEAALIMREKKIGCLPVVDGGKLVGILTETDILDAFLDSLGVHGPGYRVELALPNKTGILFEVLKLIKDFDANIVSVASASHEDPGMKILILRIETKNYKMLKAALKKSGYEILSAD
- a CDS encoding ferritin family protein, translating into MLDLNEIEILGVALAHETRARIFYERLARRQGDTPVGDLFAFLAEEEEGHIRKLSAKHGIPAFEAGWEEKYLPYLIDLDRLAWEEGVEAGGAEGPDAQRKGLSVAKKAEVHAIAFYHQAAKTVEDVNTRGLLSDLESEERIHLAKIEAHLKELQEPRGAIPRSGGRHEDIESR
- the nifU gene encoding Fe-S cluster assembly scaffold protein NifU, translated to MASGPYSAKVMDHFMNPRNVGEIEEASGVGEVGNPACGDMMRLYLKVEGGKVVDAKFRTFGCGAAIASSSILTEMIKGKTIEEAEEITNQHVADALDGLPAVKIHCSVMAEEAVKAALEDYRKKNPA
- a CDS encoding methyltransferase dimerization domain-containing protein encodes the protein MKVTTVEDLMEMAHGYQRSMVLFAALDLGVFSSLSEGPSDALRLARRIVADPRRLSILLNALVGVGLLGKKGKTYRNGEIASRFLAGGPLSKASILLHHLGCWPEWTTLSGKIRAGGKAPGKRKGYQENFIRGMEDNARERAVSVAKRFPLREG
- a CDS encoding TlpA disulfide reductase family protein; this translates as MRKNPLLLAGVLVLVSATALPLSRCTQSENPAGRGGTSNGFALRAGANAPPFSLRDISGNIVQSSNLLGKPLAINFFTTWCPPCREEIPGFVDVYNKYKEQGFELVGISLDTDTRENLPSFVMTYRIGYRILLGDLDTARAYGGVYSLPTTFFIGKDGRIRNVHVGYLDRDAFDREVRNLL